One genomic window of Spirochaetota bacterium includes the following:
- a CDS encoding sugar-binding protein: protein MIQRLAALVLSASLLTAANLITDNSSFETGRWGHDAVPCAFIRNWPSFIHPEITDAAAAHGKFSLKMVNASGMDSVFLVFPAFKIPARTKLTISFFAKADNEKTPVTANIACGWYRAGFTKGFSLSTEWKRYSYDVEVMADPVKESASAGNRGVYALYFMLDSVSKPVFSTVWMDAVQVEANPLSDYAPAKKLEAAIDMEQYREKRTLVYAVGESENAAVSIYASDIRSSPFTGSYAVYDAVNASRAAEGKLAGTIDENGHGRARITLPTMKRRLYRVEAHIAVQGQTAKAQRLYGAVNDMTSVPQRTKFFGGSIEMQEEARTYQIVGKDASYRMGSWRMDPSIYAKLAKAVGWQWVHAYPQLGYGIVAPEKGKFQWEDADRYADIHLNAGLEIMALMSSHGNYHQWYFEPKWMLTGKPSDGGNNAGKGAKLPDTSAVEELSYEIAKHFAGKVNIWESWNEPGVKMREYEYLPILKAFYSGVKRGNPDAKVLGLCGTWDLSGDLYGWVKLCLKLGAADYMDGIGIHGYHTKDRDYGYQVRRIAKEMIGRDMPVWDTESGKVIYDPYGFPSYFADWEIKPDEAADVSRLADFVVKHSVNELASGLKRASYFNLDSTYSRLGQPSYGMIQYDGSPDASLIAHNAVIDMMKDAVFVKDVPAEGGSVVYVFDRPEGAFAVYWNDTVNTTATIGIPPANAAVLDVLAGSIPFSGSSSSVIPLSASPRYLTTKGRPDALIKAFETMDVAGLSPVKVTRTRMGVDNASPALIIDLENRSTKEQSFSVTAGTKPPWIRGRINVSATIPPLTMSSVLWPFTSSDGGSGNGSVFIEMPRDTVAAPCAFHVFISRAGTPVIDGDGSDAAWKNTIPLGSIASVSSANDDTALYFLFRVKDDAPFHYRDASVPTPAWKSDNIELFIDWDRDGDMADSVYNADDTQLVFTAKGVSKVGSDEISKGGDNYAGNKNFSVDKVRFVSRTIPGGYTAEIAIPWECVKTLGVPKKKIIGFTMSVRDMDTRGEERSRVIWRGDNNVYRDTSDLGLLIIDR, encoded by the coding sequence ATGATACAACGGCTTGCCGCGCTCGTGCTTTCCGCTTCGCTCCTGACAGCAGCGAACCTCATCACCGATAATTCATCATTCGAAACGGGGCGCTGGGGGCACGATGCCGTCCCCTGCGCCTTCATACGCAATTGGCCGTCATTCATTCATCCTGAGATAACCGATGCGGCCGCCGCGCACGGAAAATTCAGCTTGAAGATGGTGAACGCGAGCGGCATGGATTCGGTCTTCCTCGTATTCCCTGCATTCAAAATACCCGCACGTACGAAGCTCACGATATCGTTCTTCGCGAAAGCGGACAATGAAAAGACACCCGTCACTGCGAACATCGCCTGCGGCTGGTACCGTGCCGGTTTCACCAAAGGGTTCTCGCTCAGCACCGAATGGAAGCGCTACTCATACGATGTCGAAGTGATGGCCGATCCGGTGAAGGAATCGGCGAGCGCTGGCAACCGCGGCGTCTATGCACTTTACTTCATGCTCGACTCCGTGAGCAAGCCCGTGTTCTCGACGGTATGGATGGATGCCGTGCAGGTGGAGGCGAATCCCCTCTCCGACTACGCCCCTGCGAAAAAGCTCGAAGCCGCCATCGATATGGAACAATACCGCGAGAAGCGCACGCTCGTATATGCTGTCGGAGAATCAGAGAATGCCGCGGTGAGCATATACGCATCCGATATACGCTCATCGCCGTTCACCGGAAGTTATGCCGTGTACGACGCAGTGAACGCATCACGCGCAGCAGAAGGCAAACTTGCCGGCACCATCGACGAGAACGGCCATGGGCGCGCACGGATAACGCTCCCGACGATGAAGCGCAGGCTTTACCGCGTCGAAGCACACATTGCTGTCCAGGGGCAGACGGCAAAGGCGCAGCGTTTGTACGGCGCCGTTAATGACATGACATCGGTCCCGCAGCGGACGAAATTTTTCGGCGGCAGCATAGAGATGCAGGAGGAAGCGCGTACGTATCAGATCGTCGGCAAGGATGCATCGTATCGCATGGGATCATGGCGCATGGACCCGTCGATATACGCAAAGCTTGCAAAGGCCGTCGGCTGGCAGTGGGTACATGCGTATCCGCAGCTCGGGTACGGCATTGTCGCTCCCGAAAAAGGGAAATTCCAATGGGAAGACGCCGACCGCTACGCCGATATCCATTTGAACGCGGGGCTTGAGATCATGGCGCTCATGTCATCGCACGGGAATTATCATCAATGGTACTTCGAGCCGAAGTGGATGCTCACCGGCAAACCGAGCGACGGGGGGAACAATGCCGGCAAGGGCGCAAAACTTCCCGATACCTCCGCTGTCGAGGAACTTTCGTACGAGATAGCGAAGCATTTTGCGGGAAAGGTGAATATCTGGGAAAGCTGGAACGAGCCCGGCGTGAAGATGCGCGAATACGAATATCTGCCGATACTCAAAGCGTTCTACAGCGGCGTCAAGCGCGGCAATCCGGACGCGAAAGTGCTCGGGCTCTGCGGCACCTGGGACTTAAGCGGAGATCTCTACGGCTGGGTGAAGCTCTGCCTGAAGCTCGGGGCGGCGGATTACATGGACGGCATCGGCATACACGGTTATCACACGAAGGACCGCGATTACGGATATCAGGTGCGGCGCATCGCGAAGGAGATGATCGGACGCGATATGCCGGTATGGGATACCGAGTCCGGAAAGGTGATATACGATCCATACGGGTTCCCGTCGTATTTCGCCGACTGGGAGATAAAACCTGACGAGGCAGCCGATGTCTCCCGCTTGGCCGATTTTGTCGTCAAGCATTCCGTCAATGAACTTGCATCGGGGCTCAAGCGCGCAAGCTATTTCAATCTCGACAGCACGTACAGCAGACTCGGACAGCCGTCATATGGCATGATACAGTATGACGGCTCACCCGATGCATCGCTTATCGCGCATAATGCCGTCATCGACATGATGAAGGATGCCGTGTTCGTGAAGGATGTCCCCGCCGAGGGCGGCTCGGTCGTCTACGTGTTCGACCGCCCTGAAGGCGCTTTCGCGGTGTATTGGAACGATACGGTGAACACCACAGCGACTATCGGCATTCCGCCGGCGAACGCCGCCGTGCTCGATGTCCTTGCCGGTAGCATTCCCTTTTCAGGGAGCTCGTCATCGGTAATACCGCTCTCTGCCTCGCCGCGGTATCTTACCACGAAAGGCCGCCCCGACGCGCTCATAAAAGCGTTCGAGACAATGGATGTCGCCGGGCTTTCGCCGGTGAAGGTAACGCGTACGCGCATGGGCGTTGACAACGCTTCACCCGCGCTCATCATCGATCTTGAGAACAGGAGCACGAAAGAGCAGTCGTTCTCCGTTACTGCGGGAACGAAGCCGCCCTGGATACGGGGAAGGATCAATGTGTCAGCGACGATACCGCCGCTCACGATGAGTTCCGTGCTCTGGCCGTTCACATCGTCTGACGGCGGTTCGGGGAACGGCAGCGTATTCATCGAGATGCCGCGCGATACGGTCGCAGCACCGTGCGCTTTTCATGTGTTCATCTCCCGCGCTGGCACGCCCGTCATCGACGGCGACGGAAGCGATGCCGCCTGGAAGAACACGATACCGCTCGGAAGCATCGCTTCGGTGTCTTCCGCGAACGATGATACCGCGCTCTATTTCCTTTTTCGCGTCAAGGATGATGCCCCGTTCCATTATCGTGATGCGAGCGTACCGACACCTGCCTGGAAAAGTGATAATATCGAGCTTTTCATCGACTGGGACCGCGACGGGGATATGGCCGACAGCGTCTACAATGCAGACGATACGCAGCTTGTCTTCACGGCCAAAGGCGTGAGCAAGGTCGGCTCTGATGAGATATCGAAAGGCGGCGATAATTATGCAGGCAACAAGAATTTTTCCGTCGATAAGGTGCGCTTCGTATCTCGCACAATACCGGGCGGGTACACGGCCGAGATAGCGATACCCTGGGAATGCGTGAAGACGCTCGGCGTACCGAAAAAGAAGATCATCGGCTTCACCATGTCGGTACGCGATATGGATACGCGCGGCGAGGAGCGAAGCCGTGTGATATGGCGCGGCGACAATAACGTCTACCGCGATACGTCCGATCTCGGACTGCTTATCATCGATCGGTAG
- a CDS encoding carbohydrate binding domain-containing protein yields the protein MIIRTLLLMGMSWVLFAEATPIGVDLLANGGFEDELSGNWRPNNWAKNEAAFDRVTDFPHGGSYALKMAMTRITGLAALELIAPVKLNPGDLVELRFWLRGSANSGAMDFSLRPTSGPYRAFIPREFIILDDWTEYIVTFIVPEGIDPNKLGLFFNLKNVNTIYLDDVSVRRLPEKDISPARPGNLVKNGSFEAGRVHWSGDIRGIGGYRVDTLVGDNVFDFSIASPDAAAGARALAFTLPEKASFTLASAYFPVRYGHPVTIGFSVKSSTSARAVVGFGAGKTRPDWSLRTNFSMAGGAWERKSFTVVPKPSSSGSYILEFVFDTPREFMLDNVSVVEGDADIPDAAPAQREAGLMRTDTKHPGNVYYASEKIEFDLMTAASGDLDIVTLDAWDTVIDKRTIPAKDMTRLSFPSTRYGCFKIEIRERGGTKAISDTLYSVVPRLKPSSEVKDSFFGTHALFSDYSLDLCEKAGFRWLRTYPPHYTEWFLIEETPGDWLWLTNRVAIATARGFQILGLLNTTPVHEGDSDPGQKSTIWQPYAPKDWNTWRNYVRLAVSNFAPWIQHWEVWNEPDYAYLMLKKGVTDKADVYLRIVDESRAAIDEMGANVTLLGGAAANPVGSFFNDIVGKDIASRADGISHHWYYENASPDQMPEMPFTVQASERFGKMKSRAGKVPELWQTEGGIYLNGAKSWMTSWDIPPVSSYGVLDAANTLVRTVVAFKAAGYKRNFFYLFNAKPTGRCAYYDMCVGLNDVDGSPHPAFTAHAVAVSFIDEASPDGFVYPEIAGISKNSAFVGRFIKAGKRIDVLWSKKPVALKNFPAESWKSRAAFDMMGNPISANDATVVDSNPLYFVMR from the coding sequence ATGATCATTCGCACACTGCTTCTTATGGGAATGTCATGGGTGCTTTTTGCGGAAGCAACACCCATCGGTGTTGATCTCCTCGCCAACGGCGGATTTGAGGATGAATTGAGCGGCAATTGGCGGCCCAACAATTGGGCGAAGAACGAGGCGGCATTTGACCGCGTCACCGATTTTCCGCATGGCGGAAGTTACGCACTGAAGATGGCGATGACGCGCATAACCGGATTAGCTGCGCTCGAGCTTATCGCCCCTGTCAAACTCAACCCCGGCGATCTCGTCGAACTCCGGTTCTGGCTTCGCGGCAGCGCAAACAGCGGCGCCATGGATTTCAGTCTGCGCCCGACGAGCGGACCATATCGCGCTTTTATCCCGCGAGAATTCATTATTCTCGATGACTGGACTGAGTATATCGTTACATTCATCGTACCCGAGGGGATCGATCCGAACAAGCTCGGCCTCTTTTTTAATCTGAAGAACGTAAATACCATCTATCTTGATGATGTCAGTGTCAGACGGCTGCCGGAAAAGGATATTTCCCCCGCCCGCCCGGGCAATCTGGTGAAGAACGGTTCGTTCGAAGCCGGACGCGTCCATTGGTCGGGAGATATTCGCGGCATCGGCGGATATCGTGTCGATACGCTTGTCGGCGATAATGTGTTCGATTTTTCGATAGCGTCACCCGATGCTGCGGCCGGTGCGCGCGCACTTGCCTTCACGCTTCCTGAAAAAGCAAGCTTCACTCTTGCATCCGCCTATTTTCCCGTGCGATACGGTCACCCGGTGACCATCGGATTTTCGGTGAAGTCGTCGACTTCGGCGAGGGCTGTGGTCGGTTTCGGAGCAGGCAAAACACGGCCTGACTGGTCGCTCAGGACGAATTTTTCAATGGCCGGAGGAGCATGGGAACGGAAATCATTCACGGTAGTGCCCAAGCCATCATCGAGCGGATCATATATTCTTGAGTTCGTATTCGACACGCCGCGCGAATTCATGCTCGATAATGTGAGCGTCGTCGAGGGGGATGCCGATATTCCCGATGCAGCGCCCGCACAGCGTGAAGCGGGGCTGATGAGAACGGACACGAAGCATCCGGGGAATGTGTACTACGCCAGTGAAAAAATAGAATTCGATCTCATGACGGCAGCCTCCGGCGATCTCGACATTGTCACACTCGACGCCTGGGACACAGTGATCGATAAGAGAACGATACCCGCAAAGGACATGACGCGATTGTCATTCCCGAGTACACGCTACGGGTGTTTCAAAATAGAAATTCGCGAGCGCGGCGGCACGAAGGCGATAAGCGATACATTGTATTCGGTCGTTCCGCGGCTGAAGCCGTCGTCGGAGGTGAAGGACTCCTTCTTCGGCACGCACGCGCTTTTCTCGGATTACAGTCTCGACCTTTGTGAAAAGGCGGGTTTCCGCTGGTTAAGGACGTATCCTCCGCATTACACGGAATGGTTCCTGATAGAAGAAACACCGGGCGATTGGCTCTGGCTTACCAATCGCGTTGCCATCGCGACCGCGCGCGGATTTCAGATCCTCGGTCTCCTCAATACGACGCCCGTACATGAAGGCGATTCTGATCCCGGGCAGAAAAGCACCATCTGGCAGCCGTATGCGCCGAAGGATTGGAACACATGGCGGAATTATGTGAGACTTGCGGTCAGCAATTTTGCACCGTGGATACAGCATTGGGAAGTGTGGAATGAACCTGACTACGCATATCTCATGTTGAAAAAAGGCGTCACTGACAAAGCGGATGTGTACCTTCGTATCGTTGATGAAAGCCGTGCCGCCATCGATGAAATGGGCGCGAACGTAACGCTCCTCGGCGGTGCGGCGGCAAATCCGGTCGGTTCGTTCTTCAATGATATCGTTGGAAAGGATATTGCATCGCGTGCCGACGGCATTTCGCATCACTGGTATTATGAAAATGCGTCTCCGGATCAAATGCCTGAAATGCCATTTACCGTGCAGGCATCCGAACGTTTCGGGAAGATGAAGAGTCGCGCGGGGAAAGTTCCCGAGCTCTGGCAGACGGAAGGCGGCATTTATCTCAACGGAGCGAAAAGCTGGATGACGAGCTGGGATATACCGCCTGTCTCATCGTACGGCGTGCTTGATGCGGCCAACACGCTCGTACGTACGGTGGTCGCCTTCAAGGCGGCAGGATATAAGCGGAATTTCTTTTATCTTTTCAACGCAAAACCAACGGGGCGGTGCGCCTATTACGACATGTGCGTCGGATTGAATGACGTCGACGGATCACCGCATCCGGCATTCACCGCTCATGCGGTGGCGGTATCGTTCATTGATGAGGCGTCGCCGGACGGTTTCGTCTACCCCGAAATAGCGGGCATTTCGAAGAACTCGGCGTTCGTCGGGAGATTCATCAAAGCAGGAAAACGCATCGACGTGCTCTGGTCGAAGAAGCCTGTGGCACTGAAGAATTTCCCTGCCGAGAGCTGGAAGTCGCGCGCGGCGTTCGATATGATGGGTAATCCGATATCGGCGAACGATGCGACGGTCGTCGACAGCAACCCGCTCTATTTCGTGATGCGATAG
- a CDS encoding AraC family transcriptional regulator: protein MTAYFDGLIWLNAAHIPNCYRLAERDFKDRYGINYVHTGTLDISYDRAPMIHVNAPVAWLSYPGVHFTYGSSDGEWDNRYINFSGVRVKRFIESGLFPIDHESPLVMIRGSERFRHAMDDLISYLADYRMNYHRAVHMLEGLLLMFVEQKATAQLPPERTQHIAELCRRISETPGHEWDFPALAANERISYSAFRRQFRDATGYAPHQFVLRSRMERAAELLMDADRGLDDIASSVGITDAYYFSRMFKRHFHVSPRVWREENRGKTG, encoded by the coding sequence ATGACAGCATATTTCGACGGCCTTATCTGGCTGAACGCCGCGCATATCCCGAACTGTTACCGGCTTGCCGAACGTGATTTCAAGGACCGTTACGGCATCAATTACGTCCACACCGGCACGCTCGATATCTCCTATGACCGCGCTCCGATGATACACGTGAACGCGCCGGTCGCCTGGCTTTCTTACCCGGGCGTTCATTTCACCTACGGCAGCAGTGACGGCGAATGGGACAATCGGTATATCAATTTCAGCGGTGTCCGTGTGAAACGCTTCATCGAGTCGGGACTTTTCCCCATCGACCATGAGAGCCCGCTCGTAATGATACGCGGTTCGGAACGGTTCCGTCATGCGATGGACGATCTTATCTCATACCTGGCCGATTATCGCATGAACTATCATCGCGCGGTGCATATGCTCGAGGGGCTTCTCCTCATGTTCGTCGAACAGAAAGCGACGGCACAACTCCCGCCGGAACGCACGCAGCATATCGCGGAGCTCTGCAGGCGCATCAGCGAAACGCCCGGGCACGAATGGGATTTTCCGGCACTCGCCGCGAACGAACGCATCTCCTACTCTGCGTTCCGTCGTCAGTTCCGTGATGCGACCGGCTATGCACCGCATCAATTCGTCCTGCGCTCGCGCATGGAACGCGCCGCGGAGCTCCTCATGGACGCCGACCGCGGACTTGATGACATCGCTTCGTCGGTCGGCATTACCGATGCATACTATTTTTCACGCATGTTCAAGCGGCATTTCCATGTCTCCCCGCGCGTCTGGCGGGAGGAGAACCGCGGGAAGACCGGCTAG